Proteins from a genomic interval of Danio rerio strain Tuebingen ecotype United States chromosome 4, GRCz12tu, whole genome shotgun sequence:
- the LOC100538090 gene encoding uncharacterized protein, translating into MAFIKEESEDVKIEETFTVKQEDLQEQTDLMVLKEETHQWNEMEEKHQDMTTDEKPTLTKMTSSCRRPRKSKSKCNFSSKQSRKSFSQKPKLDVHMRVHKGEKTCTCKQCGKSFYKTSSLTMHMRIHTGEKPYTCKQCGKSFCNTTNLTMHMRIHTGEKPYTCEQCGKSFCQKENFKTHMRTHTGERPYTCQQCGKSFRHAGSLAVHMRTRTGERPYTCQQCGKGFYHAGSLAVHMKVHTGEKPYTCTECGKSFTYKSSLNNHMRTHTEEKLFACAQCGKRFTTKSSLMNHMNGHTGTIVFTCDQCGIKLTRKDYIRRHMKTHSRENRFRCSECGKGFTHKRSLSAHMKLHNEEQSPEK; encoded by the coding sequence atcTGATGGTCCTGAAAGAAGAGACACATCAATGGAATGAAATGGAAGAGAAACACCAAGACATgacgactgatgaaaaacccacactgactaaaaTGACTTCATCATGCagaagacctcggaaatccaaatctAAGTGTAATTTCAGCAGTAAACAgagtagaaagagtttcagtcaaaagccaaagcttgatgttcacatgagagttcacaaaggggagaaaacttgcacctgcaaacagtgtggaaaaagcttctataaAACATCAAGTTTAACaatgcacatgagaattcacactggggagaagccttacacctgcaaacagtgtggaaaaagcttctgtAATACAACAAACTTGACAATGCACATGAGAATAcacactggggagaagccttaCACCtgtgaacagtgtggaaagagtttttgtcaaaaagaaaactttaaaacccacatgagaactcacactggagagaggccgtacacatgccaacagtgtggaaaaagcttccgTCATGCAGGAAGCCTTGCAGTGCACATGAGAACTCGCACTGGAGAGAGGccatacacatgccaacagtgtggaaaaggCTTCTATCATGCAGGAAGCCTTGCAGTGCACATGAaagttcacactggagagaaaccttacacatgcacagagtgtggtaaaagtttcacaTATAAAAGCTCACTCAATaaccacatgagaactcacaccgAAGAGAAGCTGTttgcatgtgctcagtgtggaaagCGCTTCACAACCAAATCTAGCCTCATgaaccacatgaatggtcacactggaaccatagtgttcacatgtgatcagtgtggaattAAACTCACACGCAAAGACTACATTAGGCGACACATGAAGACCCACTCAAGAGAGAATCgttttagatgcagtgagtgtggaaagggctttacCCATAAAAGAAGTCTCAGCgctcacatgaagcttcacaatgaAGAGCAGAGTCCTGAAAAATGA